Proteins from a genomic interval of Streptosporangiales bacterium:
- a CDS encoding (Fe-S)-binding protein yields MRVGLFVTCVNDALFPETGKATVRLLERLGCEVDFPLDQTCCGQMHFNTGYRPECTPIVRGFVDAFRGYDAVVVPSGSCAGMIRHYHPVVADESGSAALRSGVADTVPRVHELTEFLVDVLDRVDVGARFPHRVTYHPTCHSLRLLGVGDRPLRLLRAVEGIEVVDLPAAEECCGFGGTFAVKNPDVSTAMGVDKIGHIEETGAEVVVAGDNSCLTHLGGLIGRRQVGVRTMHLAEVLASTGDAA; encoded by the coding sequence GTGCGAGTCGGGCTGTTCGTCACCTGCGTCAACGACGCCCTGTTCCCGGAAACGGGCAAGGCGACCGTCCGGTTGCTCGAACGGCTGGGGTGCGAGGTCGACTTCCCGCTCGACCAGACCTGTTGCGGGCAGATGCACTTCAACACCGGCTACCGGCCCGAGTGCACGCCGATCGTGCGCGGCTTCGTCGACGCGTTCCGCGGATACGACGCGGTCGTCGTGCCGTCCGGGTCGTGCGCCGGCATGATCCGGCACTACCACCCCGTGGTGGCCGACGAGTCCGGGTCGGCCGCGCTCCGGTCGGGAGTCGCCGACACCGTGCCCCGGGTCCACGAGCTGACGGAGTTCCTCGTCGACGTCCTCGACCGGGTCGACGTGGGTGCGCGCTTCCCGCACCGGGTGACGTACCACCCGACGTGCCACTCGCTGCGGCTGCTCGGCGTCGGCGACCGGCCGTTGCGCCTGCTGCGGGCGGTCGAGGGCATCGAGGTGGTCGACCTGCCGGCGGCGGAGGAGTGCTGTGGCTTCGGCGGCACGTTCGCGGTGAAGAACCCCGACGTGTCGACGGCCATGGGCGTCGACAAGATCGGCCACATCGAGGAGACCGGCGCCGAGGTCGTCGTCGCCGGCGACAACTCGTGCCTCACTCACCTCGGCGGCCTGATCGGCAGGAGGCAGGTGGGCGTACGCACCATGCACCTGGCCGAGGTGCTGGCATCGACGGGCGACGCGGCATGA
- a CDS encoding helix-turn-helix domain-containing protein, which yields MGADNGAVKSADRALAVLELLAASPGLRFSEIADRLDLPRSSVHGLLATLVGRGFVDLDGHQHTYALGIKAWTIGQAYAGHRDLVGIAEPLMEELARTTGETIQLARLDGVENVYIAIADSPQPMKLVSAVGMRLPAYATGLGKALLAGLDRDDLRGRLDRIEFERFTAHTVADRESLEAQLDRVAADGYATDDEEYIIGCRCVAMPVRGRGGPVAAMSVSAPTPRCGPDWVAQTRRRLADTVAQVEQRLER from the coding sequence ATGGGCGCGGACAACGGCGCGGTGAAGTCGGCCGACCGCGCGCTGGCGGTCCTCGAGCTGCTCGCCGCCTCACCGGGGCTGCGTTTCAGCGAGATCGCCGACCGGCTCGACCTGCCCCGATCGAGCGTGCACGGCCTGCTCGCCACGCTCGTCGGCCGCGGGTTCGTCGACCTGGACGGGCATCAGCACACGTACGCGCTCGGCATCAAGGCGTGGACCATCGGGCAGGCGTACGCGGGGCACCGCGACCTCGTCGGCATCGCGGAGCCGCTGATGGAGGAGCTGGCGCGGACGACGGGCGAGACCATCCAGCTCGCCCGCCTCGACGGCGTGGAGAACGTCTACATCGCGATCGCCGACTCCCCGCAGCCGATGAAGCTCGTGTCCGCCGTCGGCATGCGGCTGCCCGCGTACGCGACCGGCCTCGGCAAGGCCCTCCTCGCCGGGCTCGACCGCGACGACCTGCGCGGACGGCTCGACAGGATCGAGTTCGAGCGTTTCACCGCGCACACGGTCGCCGACAGGGAGTCGCTCGAGGCACAGCTCGACAGGGTCGCCGCCGACGGCTACGCGACCGACGACGAGGAGTACATCATCGGCTGCCGGTGCGTCGCGATGCCCGTGCGCGGGCGGGGAGGTCCGGTCGCCGCGATGTCCGTGTCCGCCCCCACGCCGAGATGCGGCCCCGACTGGGTGGCGCAGACGCGGCGGCGCCTCGCCGACACGGTGGCGCAGGTGGAGCAGAGGCTCGAGAGGTGA
- a CDS encoding D-2-hydroxyacid dehydrogenase, producing MTVVLVCRYLPPRLLDRIAAVDERIEVLHDPRLALPAVGRLGLLHLAEDRAESAEAAAPRPFGRDDEERWLALMGRAEVMFDVDPAYVDAIPERTPSLRWIQGIAAGAGELFRSASLRESAVQVATARGVHDEPLADFALMAVLAYNKRLDVLRVQQAERRWREIPHVPLAGRVMCVVGLGSIGAAVATRARAFGMRVVGVRRTARPSELAERVHPPEEIGAAVVDADYVVVTLPDTQETRALIDAGTIAAMKPGAYLVNVGRGTVVDEDALTEALRSGHLAGAALDVFATEPLPAESPLWDLPNVIVSPHSTAVMPGTSIERMVDLLCTNLRRDLAGESLLHLADKSAAY from the coding sequence ATGACCGTCGTCTTGGTGTGCCGGTACCTCCCGCCACGGCTGCTCGACCGCATCGCGGCGGTCGACGAGCGCATCGAGGTGCTGCACGACCCGCGGCTCGCGCTGCCCGCCGTCGGCCGGCTCGGCCTGCTGCACCTCGCCGAGGATCGCGCGGAGTCTGCCGAGGCTGCCGCGCCGCGCCCGTTCGGCCGCGACGACGAGGAGCGCTGGCTGGCGCTGATGGGCCGCGCCGAGGTCATGTTCGACGTCGACCCCGCCTACGTCGACGCGATCCCCGAGCGCACTCCGTCATTGCGGTGGATCCAGGGGATCGCCGCGGGTGCCGGCGAGCTGTTCCGGTCCGCGTCGCTGCGTGAGTCTGCCGTCCAGGTCGCCACGGCGCGGGGCGTGCACGACGAGCCGTTGGCCGACTTCGCGCTGATGGCGGTGCTGGCCTACAACAAGCGGCTGGACGTGCTCCGCGTCCAGCAGGCGGAGCGGCGCTGGCGGGAGATCCCGCACGTGCCGCTCGCGGGACGGGTCATGTGCGTCGTGGGACTCGGCAGCATCGGCGCGGCGGTCGCCACCCGGGCGCGCGCGTTCGGCATGCGGGTGGTCGGGGTCCGCAGGACCGCCCGTCCGAGCGAGCTCGCGGAGCGCGTGCACCCGCCGGAGGAGATCGGGGCCGCCGTCGTGGACGCCGACTACGTCGTGGTGACCCTCCCCGACACCCAGGAGACCCGCGCGCTGATCGACGCCGGCACGATCGCCGCGATGAAGCCGGGCGCCTACCTCGTGAACGTCGGGCGCGGCACCGTCGTCGACGAGGACGCACTGACCGAGGCCCTGCGGTCCGGCCACCTGGCCGGCGCGGCTCTCGACGTGTTCGCGACCGAGCCGCTGCCGGCCGAGAGCCCGCTGTGGGACCTGCCGAACGTGATCGTCAGCCCGCACAGCACGGCCGTGATGCCTGGCACCTCGATCGAGCGGATGGTCGACCTGCTCTGCACCAACCTGCGCAGGGACCTCGCCGGGGAGTCGCTCCTGCACCTCGCCGACAAGAGCGCCGCGTACTGA